From one Phocaeicola salanitronis DSM 18170 genomic stretch:
- a CDS encoding PemB family protein: MKTGLLFCLCIQLLCLPLCAYESLDKNNPIVFKGDYFVYKGDTVRLNAKAFFIDGQFSDEEVKQYPYVFNSLNEAVKHLTEGVSDSDRMVLYVAPYVYWIDDPDDPEIRKPKRKHEPPFGLEIDCPWLKIVGLTDNPENVVFASNRGQAQGAVGNFTMFHFKGDGLSLHNLTFGNYCNVDLVYPLDAALNRPKRMSSITQAQLAFADGDRLEAHNVRFISRLNTCPLNGGRRTLFDRCYFESTDDALCGTGVYLNCGFTFYGSKPFYATSETGAVFLNCDMYVRSGERQYLTKAESPMILVDCRFHTERPVYLGWTQDPTPRLRCYQSNVTCNGKAVTLSADVPDITVDMTGKPLLAAYRVENKGKVVYNTYNLLCGDDNWDPMGVKEEIVSAPQVLGYNVWEIPVSLGLSSRTDLLEAGQTGHNIIGIAKRHNGYDARIPELEWECDTALLLLKGDNSQKIMYSINGQDLVKRVILRVRSDIGLEASKVLTVSPKELDVPAFSHAPYLEWNKKEKELALKYELDLQGRADQSIITWYRCTSPDGSHAIPVKVDRDKPETFYRLDQNDVGYYIMAGISPKHIRSKAGKETRVVWNRIVSARMVHQNTLYRTDFKDFPVMQQAEVLPGFWTVDGYKPSDTEAYEWEADSVRNWVYGEGLDAARGYKGLMQVSRGARLMFTPVHPHAGDMEVNLLVAPCKQAAQGFGSPTGQYMDVCLKFDTKTLTGYGLRIIRTVKYHNAVDFYLVRYDKGRVIPISDAVSGICYLPECKIQVKTEGNRLSVHVSTDAVMRETDDPALHKEIRLSAIMEDESPDGGFCLQHTGSGYASATLLCSLELEWK; encoded by the coding sequence ATGAAAACAGGTTTGTTATTTTGTTTGTGCATTCAGCTATTGTGTTTGCCTTTATGTGCTTACGAGAGTCTCGATAAGAACAATCCGATTGTTTTTAAAGGGGATTATTTTGTTTATAAAGGAGATACTGTCCGATTAAATGCGAAGGCTTTTTTTATTGACGGACAGTTTTCGGATGAAGAGGTGAAACAATATCCTTATGTTTTTAATTCGCTGAATGAAGCTGTGAAGCATTTGACGGAGGGGGTATCTGATTCGGATAGGATGGTCTTGTATGTGGCTCCGTACGTTTATTGGATTGATGACCCGGATGACCCTGAAATACGGAAGCCGAAAAGGAAACATGAACCGCCGTTTGGATTAGAGATTGATTGTCCTTGGTTGAAGATTGTAGGCTTGACGGATAATCCGGAGAATGTGGTCTTTGCTTCCAATAGAGGGCAGGCACAAGGAGCCGTAGGCAATTTTACGATGTTTCATTTCAAGGGAGACGGGCTTTCGCTTCATAACCTTACATTTGGGAATTATTGTAATGTCGATTTGGTTTATCCGCTGGATGCGGCATTAAACCGTCCGAAACGGATGTCCTCCATCACTCAGGCACAATTGGCTTTTGCCGATGGAGATAGATTGGAAGCGCATAATGTCCGTTTTATAAGCCGCTTGAATACTTGTCCGTTGAATGGTGGAAGGCGGACTTTATTCGACCGGTGTTATTTTGAAAGCACGGATGATGCTTTATGCGGAACGGGTGTTTATCTGAATTGCGGCTTTACTTTTTATGGTTCGAAACCTTTTTATGCGACATCCGAAACGGGGGCTGTGTTCCTGAATTGCGATATGTATGTGAGGTCGGGAGAAAGGCAATATCTGACAAAGGCGGAAAGTCCGATGATATTGGTTGATTGTCGGTTTCATACAGAGCGACCCGTATATTTAGGGTGGACGCAAGATCCTACGCCTCGATTACGGTGTTATCAATCGAATGTTACGTGCAATGGAAAGGCGGTAACGCTGAGTGCGGATGTGCCTGATATTACGGTAGATATGACGGGAAAACCTTTGCTTGCCGCATACAGGGTGGAGAACAAAGGCAAAGTGGTTTATAATACTTATAATTTATTGTGCGGAGATGATAATTGGGACCCGATGGGAGTGAAGGAGGAAATAGTGTCCGCTCCTCAAGTCTTGGGGTATAATGTATGGGAAATACCTGTATCGTTAGGCTTGTCAAGCCGGACGGATTTATTGGAAGCGGGCCAGACAGGGCATAACATAATAGGTATAGCCAAGCGTCATAATGGGTATGATGCACGTATTCCGGAGTTGGAATGGGAGTGTGATACGGCATTGCTTCTATTAAAAGGAGACAATAGCCAGAAAATCATGTACAGCATCAACGGGCAAGATTTGGTTAAGCGTGTGATTCTTCGGGTACGGTCGGATATCGGATTGGAAGCCTCGAAAGTACTGACGGTTTCTCCAAAGGAGTTGGACGTGCCGGCTTTTTCGCATGCTCCGTATCTTGAGTGGAATAAAAAAGAGAAGGAATTGGCGTTAAAATATGAATTGGATTTGCAGGGACGTGCAGACCAGTCAATTATCACTTGGTACCGTTGCACTTCTCCCGATGGGTCTCATGCGATTCCGGTAAAGGTGGACAGGGATAAGCCGGAAACCTTTTATAGGCTGGATCAGAATGATGTCGGTTATTATATCATGGCGGGCATTTCTCCGAAGCATATCCGGAGTAAGGCGGGGAAAGAGACAAGGGTCGTATGGAATCGTATTGTATCGGCTCGTATGGTTCATCAGAATACGCTGTATCGTACAGACTTTAAGGATTTTCCAGTCATGCAGCAAGCCGAGGTGCTTCCCGGATTCTGGACGGTAGACGGCTATAAGCCTTCAGATACGGAAGCGTATGAATGGGAAGCGGATTCGGTGCGCAATTGGGTTTATGGCGAAGGGCTGGATGCGGCACGTGGATATAAAGGATTGATGCAGGTGTCACGCGGGGCACGTTTGATGTTTACCCCGGTTCATCCACATGCCGGAGATATGGAAGTGAATCTGCTTGTCGCTCCTTGCAAGCAGGCGGCACAAGGTTTCGGAAGCCCTACCGGACAATATATGGACGTATGCCTGAAGTTTGATACAAAGACATTGACCGGTTATGGCTTGCGTATTATCCGCACGGTCAAATACCATAATGCGGTAGATTTTTACCTGGTGAGGTATGATAAAGGAAGGGTCATTCCGATATCCGATGCGGTGTCAGGTATTTGTTATTTGCCCGAATGCAAGATACAGGTAAAGACGGAAGGGAATCGGTTATCGGTCCATGTCTCGACCGATGCCGTGATGCGCGAGACCGATGATCCGGCGTTGCATAAAGAAATCAGGTTATCAGCTATCATGGAGGATGAAAGTCCGGACGGAGGGTTCTGCTTGCAGCATACCGGAAGCGGATACGCCAGTGCTACCCTTTTATGCTCCTTGGAACTGGAATGGAAGTAA
- a CDS encoding RagB/SusD family nutrient uptake outer membrane protein, with amino-acid sequence MKAKVQKIILTLSIGLFMVSCEDFLKETNKSGLSVDPFFTTKIGIESSLNACYSGARTFYGTEDGFGMTESGTDLFLRGGDNKANQLSDYTVDLNGSQSTVGNVWKNLYLSLNICNQTIALLPNEVLSEDENKSYEGQAKFWRAFYLWMITEIWGDVVLNLEPISGVVTEAHRSSVEEFYKVILDDLDTAITNLPAGKSTDGRVTQDVAKAFKARVCLTRACATNDQSLYDEAKTLALDLINSTRYSLYTNYEEMWDINNCDGGINKEAVFFVNYTSSDLSNNNFDVTATGVGNCGNVYFVMKYDKEAGMERDVLNGRPFQRCLPSKHLLQLYDENIDQRYKVAFKDTWYVNKAELSETDLATYPLMSVGDTAIYVMKRAATIGEKEWAAQRYRLLDVNDVYTSDGEPILRSQFVEMHKFADPTIAFNQAWCQRDAYVIRLPELYFIATEALMQNDKSAAVELINRFLVTRAIPGKEEEMKIAEDKLTIDFLLEERARELCGEQLRWFDLKRNNKLIEYVRAYNMDAKDNIQEYHMVRPIPQTQLDAVTNKDEFQQNPGYTK; translated from the coding sequence ATGAAAGCAAAAGTTCAAAAAATAATATTGACCCTATCTATTGGGTTATTTATGGTTTCTTGCGAAGATTTTTTGAAAGAGACGAATAAAAGTGGATTAAGTGTGGATCCTTTTTTTACAACAAAAATAGGAATTGAATCATCGTTAAATGCTTGTTATTCTGGTGCTCGGACTTTTTATGGTACAGAAGATGGGTTTGGAATGACAGAATCCGGGACTGATTTATTTTTGCGTGGAGGTGATAATAAAGCGAATCAGCTATCGGATTATACGGTAGATTTGAATGGGTCACAATCTACGGTAGGAAATGTTTGGAAAAATTTATATTTGTCTTTAAATATATGTAATCAGACAATTGCATTATTACCTAATGAAGTATTATCTGAAGATGAAAATAAATCATATGAAGGTCAGGCTAAATTTTGGAGAGCCTTTTATTTATGGATGATAACAGAGATATGGGGAGATGTAGTGTTAAATTTAGAACCTATTTCTGGTGTTGTAACAGAAGCGCATCGCTCTTCTGTAGAAGAATTTTATAAAGTTATATTGGATGATTTGGATACAGCAATAACAAATTTGCCAGCAGGGAAGTCTACAGATGGAAGGGTTACACAAGATGTTGCTAAAGCATTTAAGGCCAGAGTTTGTTTGACTCGTGCTTGTGCAACCAATGATCAGTCACTGTATGATGAAGCAAAAACTTTAGCTTTAGATTTGATTAATAGCACAAGGTATTCTTTATATACTAATTATGAGGAGATGTGGGATATTAATAATTGTGATGGAGGGATAAATAAAGAAGCTGTTTTTTTTGTAAACTATACTAGTTCTGATTTATCAAATAATAATTTTGATGTTACGGCAACTGGAGTTGGTAATTGTGGAAATGTATATTTTGTAATGAAATATGATAAGGAAGCAGGCATGGAGCGTGATGTCTTAAATGGACGTCCTTTTCAGCGTTGTTTGCCTTCTAAACATCTGTTGCAATTATATGACGAGAATATAGATCAACGTTATAAGGTAGCATTTAAAGATACGTGGTATGTGAATAAAGCTGAATTATCAGAAACTGATTTGGCGACATATCCGTTGATGAGTGTTGGAGATACAGCTATTTATGTGATGAAACGTGCAGCTACAATTGGTGAAAAGGAATGGGCTGCTCAAAGATATCGTTTATTGGATGTGAACGATGTATATACATCTGATGGCGAACCAATATTAAGATCACAGTTTGTTGAAATGCATAAGTTTGCAGACCCTACTATAGCTTTTAATCAAGCTTGGTGTCAACGAGATGCTTATGTAATTCGTTTGCCTGAATTGTATTTTATAGCAACAGAGGCTTTGATGCAAAATGATAAAAGTGCTGCGGTAGAGTTAATAAATAGATTTCTAGTAACAAGAGCTATTCCTGGAAAAGAAGAAGAGATGAAAATTGCAGAAGATAAATTAACTATTGATTTTTTGTTGGAAGAAAGAGCGCGTGAATTATGTGGAGAACAGTTACGTTGGTTTGATTTGAAGCGAAATAATAAATTAATAGAATATGTAAGAGCTTATAATATGGATGCAAAAGATAATATACAGGAATATCATATGGTACGTCCGATACCCCAAACTCAATTGGACGCTGTTACTAATAAAGATGAGTTTCAACAGAATCCTGGATATACGAAGTAA
- a CDS encoding SusC/RagA family TonB-linked outer membrane protein: protein MKNSLFRGHYVPLFNLFSHRINFLSFFLCVFVGSMYAAESSSQNVKVSIARTTSSLQEVLDEIESQTEYLFIINSGVDTSKKVTVESDNESIIEVLDDISSQAGISYIVSQKHIILSKKGEKPSVQPDNGTFTVSGSVIDNKGEPLIGVSVLLTGTTQGTITDFDGKFSLDGIQEGSVLEFSYVGFISQKVKVGKSRMLSIQMQEDNQALDEVVVIGYGTMKKRDLTGAISSVKAADITSTPTTNALKSLQGKVAGLDIVQSSGQPGSEVSLTMRGNRSLKADNQPLVLVDGIDYGSFVDINPTDIESIEVLKDISSTAIYGTKGANGVILITTKSGAKGQKTRIDVNAYVSIKNKAKYPRMMNGPEYAQLKREAYRTTNSAHPDEYMDDALIFNAEELDYLDKGYWVDWQDLLLGTGITQNYEISMSGGTEKTSYALSFGFQNDHGLLKNDILKRYNGRISLNHEINKVFNVGVNVSYTFKDQDKRQNPLNLANKIPCIGRAYDDEGNFILNPAPGSSSTYSPLCDEQPGAYEDNIRTKRMFASGYLNINIIKGLTFKSTIGIDISDMREGIYKDKNTVQNLGEKSTSSVQADNDYRYTWENVANYSVDFNQRHNLIAMIGSSTTAYGEESVLASGANQASSLTSFHDLRANADSKDISSSLVETKMVSFFGRLNYKFMDRYLLQASLRADGSSVLAEGHKWGYFPSVSAAWRISEEAFMKNQDIVSNLKLRLSWGIAGNSAIDAYATLGGLSQSMYAFGTTPVYGYYPSEISNEDLTWEKTSTWNLGLDFGFLAGRFSGSVDLYTSETKDLLLPSLLPNSTGFNSVMQNVGKVGNKGVEITLNTIWFQNKNFTWNTDWSYSLNREKIKALNKGVTRDEGNLWFVGSPTKVFYDYKKIGIWQLGEEEQAKAFGGFKPGDIKVADMSPKGSEGEGVFSTDDRVIFSRLPKYTFGITNNFTYKNFDLMFFIYGRIGQYVKDAYTQLYKPSALENSAPVNYWTPENPSNEYPRPNSSYSTNNYLLQSSLAYRKASFVKIRDITLGYTLPQKWMNKMKISKFRIYCSLNNFITFTDFPNYDPESDGSLDFPLTKQVLFGINLSL, encoded by the coding sequence ATGAAAAATTCTTTATTCCGGGGACATTATGTTCCTTTGTTTAATCTTTTCTCACATCGGATAAACTTTTTATCCTTTTTTCTATGTGTTTTTGTAGGAAGCATGTATGCGGCGGAAAGCAGTTCGCAAAATGTGAAGGTCTCTATTGCACGTACCACTTCTTCGTTGCAGGAGGTTTTAGACGAAATTGAAAGTCAGACAGAATATTTGTTTATCATCAACTCCGGAGTGGATACAAGCAAGAAGGTAACGGTAGAATCGGACAATGAGTCCATTATAGAGGTATTAGACGACATTTCATCTCAAGCCGGAATCAGTTACATCGTATCGCAAAAGCATATTATTTTGTCGAAGAAAGGGGAGAAGCCTTCTGTTCAGCCGGACAACGGGACTTTTACAGTTTCAGGTTCTGTTATTGACAATAAAGGCGAGCCGCTGATTGGCGTAAGTGTGCTTTTGACGGGAACGACCCAAGGCACCATCACTGATTTTGACGGAAAGTTCTCATTGGATGGCATTCAGGAAGGTTCGGTACTGGAATTTTCTTATGTAGGGTTCATTTCTCAAAAAGTGAAAGTGGGTAAGTCCAGAATGTTAAGTATACAAATGCAGGAAGACAATCAGGCATTGGATGAAGTGGTTGTAATCGGATATGGGACTATGAAGAAGCGGGATTTGACGGGGGCTATATCATCTGTAAAAGCTGCTGATATAACTTCAACACCGACAACAAATGCGTTGAAGTCTTTGCAAGGAAAAGTCGCAGGATTGGATATTGTACAATCTAGTGGACAGCCTGGTTCTGAAGTGTCTTTAACAATGCGTGGAAATCGTTCTTTAAAGGCTGATAATCAGCCATTGGTATTGGTGGATGGAATAGATTACGGTTCTTTTGTTGATATTAATCCTACGGATATAGAATCAATAGAAGTCTTAAAAGATATTTCGTCAACTGCTATATATGGAACAAAAGGGGCTAATGGAGTTATTCTTATTACTACAAAATCAGGTGCAAAAGGACAGAAGACAAGAATTGATGTAAATGCTTATGTTTCGATAAAGAATAAGGCCAAATATCCAAGAATGATGAATGGGCCTGAATATGCTCAATTAAAGAGAGAAGCGTATAGAACAACTAATTCCGCTCATCCAGATGAGTATATGGATGATGCTTTGATATTTAACGCAGAGGAATTAGACTATCTTGATAAAGGTTATTGGGTTGATTGGCAAGATTTGTTATTAGGAACGGGTATTACTCAGAATTATGAAATTAGTATGTCTGGGGGTACTGAGAAAACATCATATGCTTTGTCTTTTGGATTTCAAAATGATCATGGCTTGTTAAAGAATGATATCTTGAAACGTTATAATGGAAGAATAAGCTTAAATCATGAAATCAATAAAGTATTTAATGTTGGTGTAAATGTTTCATATACTTTTAAAGATCAGGATAAAAGGCAAAATCCTTTGAATTTGGCGAATAAAATTCCATGTATAGGACGTGCTTATGATGATGAAGGTAATTTCATATTGAATCCAGCTCCGGGATCCAGTTCAACGTATAGTCCATTGTGTGATGAGCAGCCAGGAGCTTATGAAGATAATATTCGGACGAAGCGTATGTTTGCTTCTGGATATTTGAATATAAATATAATAAAAGGCTTGACTTTTAAGTCTACTATAGGTATTGATATTAGTGATATGCGTGAAGGTATCTATAAAGATAAAAACACAGTGCAGAATTTAGGAGAGAAATCGACTTCATCTGTGCAAGCTGATAATGATTATCGTTATACATGGGAAAATGTGGCAAATTATTCTGTAGATTTTAATCAGAGACACAATTTGATTGCAATGATTGGAAGCAGTACTACGGCTTATGGTGAAGAGTCTGTTTTAGCAAGTGGTGCAAATCAAGCTTCTTCTTTAACTTCGTTTCATGATTTAAGGGCAAATGCCGATTCAAAAGATATTTCCAGTTCTTTGGTTGAAACTAAAATGGTTTCATTTTTTGGTCGTTTAAATTATAAATTTATGGATCGGTATTTGTTGCAGGCTTCACTACGTGCGGATGGCTCTTCTGTACTTGCAGAAGGACATAAATGGGGGTATTTTCCTTCTGTTTCTGCTGCATGGCGTATATCTGAAGAGGCTTTTATGAAAAATCAAGATATAGTTTCTAATTTGAAGTTGCGTTTAAGTTGGGGTATTGCTGGGAATAGCGCTATTGATGCCTATGCGACATTAGGAGGATTATCGCAGTCTATGTATGCGTTTGGTACTACACCAGTATATGGGTATTATCCTAGTGAAATCTCGAATGAAGATTTAACATGGGAAAAAACCTCAACTTGGAATTTAGGTTTGGATTTTGGATTTTTAGCAGGTCGTTTTTCAGGCTCCGTGGATTTATATACCTCAGAAACAAAGGATTTGTTATTACCGAGTTTGTTACCGAATTCTACTGGTTTTAATTCTGTTATGCAAAATGTAGGAAAAGTCGGGAATAAAGGTGTAGAGATAACTCTTAATACGATATGGTTTCAAAATAAAAATTTTACATGGAATACAGATTGGTCTTATAGCTTAAATCGTGAAAAAATTAAAGCATTAAATAAGGGGGTTACGCGTGATGAAGGTAATCTTTGGTTTGTAGGCTCACCTACAAAAGTCTTTTATGATTATAAGAAAATAGGAATTTGGCAGTTAGGTGAAGAAGAACAAGCTAAAGCTTTTGGAGGATTTAAACCCGGTGATATTAAAGTTGCGGATATGTCTCCAAAAGGTTCAGAGGGTGAAGGCGTATTTTCAACAGACGATCGTGTGATTTTTTCAAGACTTCCTAAATATACATTTGGTATTACGAATAATTTTACATATAAAAATTTTGATCTGATGTTTTTTATATATGGACGTATCGGGCAATATGTAAAAGATGCATATACTCAATTGTATAAACCAAGTGCATTGGAGAATAGTGCTCCTGTTAATTATTGGACACCTGAAAATCCAAGTAATGAATATCCACGCCCTAATAGTAGCTATTCTACAAATAATTATTTATTGCAATCTTCTTTAGCATATCGTAAGGCTTCTTTTGTGAAAATTCGTGACATCACTTTAGGGTATACATTACCTCAAAAATGGATGAATAAGATGAAAATATCTAAGTTTAGGATTTATTGTTCTTTGAATAATTTCATTACATTTACAGACTTTCCCAATTATGACCCGGAAAGTGATGGAAGTTTGGATTTTCCTTTGACAAAGCAAGTTCTTTTTGGTATAAATCTTAGTTTATAA
- a CDS encoding FecR family protein, producing the protein MNRFIKFFTGKASTEEELELMKWAKESKANEDELLRSLRWFQTVDLLSDEEGRKRKRLRFPVWVRYVSVAAVMFVCGIFISQWLEYGSEKLAAMQEITVPGGQHIDLVLTDGTEVWLNSLTTLKYDPMFEGDSRTVYLDGEAYFEVKKDVHKPFIVKTGKGEVKVLGTKFNVEAYSSRNEFVTSLMEGSVLLQAGVNRVLLKPNQKAIYNKESFEVSAIENMDDYSWHNGLITFTDASFGEIMQKFEKHYGYRILINNVGLNTYRCTGKFRLSDGINYALDVLRKSVNFSYEKDMTDSLIIIK; encoded by the coding sequence ATGAACCGATTTATCAAATTTTTTACAGGAAAAGCTTCAACCGAAGAGGAATTGGAACTGATGAAATGGGCAAAAGAGTCGAAGGCGAACGAGGACGAACTTTTGCGCTCATTGCGTTGGTTTCAGACGGTCGATTTGTTGTCGGATGAAGAAGGCAGGAAAAGAAAACGGCTTCGGTTCCCGGTTTGGGTAAGGTATGTATCTGTAGCGGCGGTCATGTTCGTTTGCGGCATCTTTATTTCCCAATGGCTGGAGTACGGTTCGGAAAAGTTGGCGGCAATGCAAGAAATCACGGTGCCGGGCGGTCAGCATATAGATTTGGTTTTGACAGATGGGACGGAGGTATGGTTGAACTCGTTGACAACATTAAAGTATGATCCGATGTTTGAAGGAGATAGCCGGACGGTTTATTTGGATGGGGAGGCTTATTTTGAGGTGAAAAAAGATGTGCATAAGCCTTTCATTGTCAAGACCGGGAAAGGGGAAGTGAAAGTGTTGGGGACTAAGTTTAATGTGGAAGCTTATTCTTCGCGGAATGAATTTGTTACGTCTTTAATGGAAGGTTCTGTATTGTTGCAAGCTGGAGTGAACCGGGTCTTGTTGAAGCCCAACCAGAAGGCCATATATAATAAGGAGTCTTTCGAAGTCTCTGCAATTGAAAACATGGACGACTATTCTTGGCATAATGGGTTGATTACGTTTACGGACGCTTCGTTTGGTGAAATCATGCAGAAGTTCGAAAAGCATTATGGATACAGGATTTTGATAAACAATGTGGGCTTGAATACTTACCGTTGTACCGGAAAGTTCCGTTTGTCGGACGGCATTAATTATGCGTTGGATGTTTTGCGGAAAAGCGTAAACTTTTCCTATGAGAAAGATATGACCGATTCATTAATTATCATAAAATAG
- a CDS encoding RNA polymerase sigma-70 factor translates to MFTLSGLSSFDEIYLAYRAKFIRFALFYVPNRQAAEDIVTDSFVYYWENKSRLPKDTNVPAYILTCVKNRCLTFLRDTQLHQEILSGIQELEEWKLQLKISSLEACEPFDLFTLEMHELVRQAMNKLPAKTRRIFLMSRLGDLSHKEIAEQTGLSVKTVEFHITKAIKLLRKYLKNYTWGIFFLI, encoded by the coding sequence ATGTTTACACTATCGGGCTTATCTTCTTTTGATGAAATCTATTTGGCTTATCGGGCAAAATTTATTCGTTTTGCTTTGTTCTATGTGCCTAATAGGCAGGCTGCGGAAGATATTGTAACAGACTCTTTTGTATATTATTGGGAAAATAAGTCCCGTTTGCCTAAAGATACGAATGTGCCTGCTTATATTTTGACTTGCGTTAAGAATCGTTGCCTGACTTTTTTGCGTGATACTCAGTTGCATCAGGAAATACTTTCTGGAATTCAGGAATTGGAGGAATGGAAGCTTCAACTGAAAATTTCTTCTTTAGAGGCATGCGAGCCTTTTGACTTGTTTACTTTGGAAATGCACGAGTTGGTAAGACAGGCGATGAATAAGCTTCCGGCAAAGACGCGCCGGATATTTTTGATGAGTCGGTTGGGAGACCTTTCGCATAAAGAGATAGCCGAGCAGACCGGCTTATCGGTTAAAACGGTTGAGTTTCACATAACAAAAGCAATTAAGTTGTTGAGGAAGTATTTGAAAAATTACACATGGGGGATATTTTTTCTAATATGA
- a CDS encoding Lrp/AsnC family transcriptional regulator: MEKIDNLDKQILEIISQNARIPFKDVAAECGVSRAAIHQRVQRLIDLGVIIGSGYHVNPKSLGYSTCTYVGIKLEKGSMYKSVVAELEKIPEIVECHFTTGPYTMLTKLYCTDNEHLMELLNTKIQEIPGVTATETLISLEQSIKKEIPIRKDSK; the protein is encoded by the coding sequence ATGGAAAAGATTGATAATCTCGACAAGCAAATTCTGGAAATCATTTCTCAGAATGCCCGCATCCCATTTAAGGATGTGGCTGCAGAGTGTGGCGTCTCACGTGCCGCCATTCATCAACGTGTGCAACGGTTGATTGACTTAGGTGTGATCATCGGCTCCGGCTACCATGTAAATCCCAAGAGTCTGGGATATAGCACTTGTACGTATGTAGGTATCAAATTGGAAAAAGGCTCAATGTATAAAAGCGTTGTAGCGGAACTCGAAAAGATTCCCGAAATCGTGGAATGCCATTTTACGACAGGTCCTTATACGATGCTTACCAAGTTATATTGTACCGATAACGAACATCTGATGGAATTATTGAACACCAAGATTCAAGAAATCCCCGGCGTTACGGCTACGGAAACCCTGATATCACTCGAACAAAGCATCAAGAAAGAAATCCCTATCCGTAAAGACTCAAAATAA
- a CDS encoding DUF4491 family protein produces MEWISTCHIDGIIIGICTFLIIGFFHPIVIKAEYYFGTRCWWWFLLLGIAGIVASLFISDILISSLLGVFAFSSFWTIKEIFDQRKRVLKGWFPMNPKRKQEYLDNEE; encoded by the coding sequence ATGGAGTGGATATCAACCTGCCATATAGACGGAATCATCATCGGCATCTGTACGTTTCTGATTATCGGGTTCTTTCATCCGATTGTCATTAAAGCCGAATATTATTTCGGCACGCGTTGCTGGTGGTGGTTCCTCTTATTAGGCATCGCAGGTATTGTTGCATCGCTTTTTATCAGCGACATCCTGATTTCAAGCTTGCTCGGCGTATTTGCCTTCTCTTCTTTTTGGACGATTAAAGAGATATTCGACCAGCGCAAACGCGTACTGAAAGGGTGGTTTCCGATGAATCCCAAACGGAAACAAGAATACTTGGATAATGAAGAATGA
- the buk gene encoding butyrate kinase, with the protein MKILVINPGSTSTKLAVYEEVEPVWKQSVFHPAKELAQFHHINEQYEYRRTHVLDALRRANIPMAFDAVVARGGILKPIPGGVYRIDERMKHDLWHSSMEHASNLAALIADEFAKEIGCPAFIADPVVTDELRDVARLSGIPEIPRLSVFHALNSRAVSRRYAASIRRKYEELNLVVAHLGGGISVSAHHHGRVVDVNNALNGEGPFSPERAGTVPARQLVDLCFSGKYTQAEIRKLLNGKGGLLAYLGTTDVQTIVRWAHAGNAKHKLVLEAMVYTVAKQIGAMHVALHGQTDAIILTGGIANNAYVISLLREWIEGLARIVVLPGEDEMEALAMNALGVLKGELPLQEYGVNEE; encoded by the coding sequence ATGAAAATATTGGTGATAAATCCGGGTTCTACTTCGACCAAGTTGGCGGTTTATGAGGAAGTAGAGCCTGTATGGAAGCAAAGTGTTTTTCATCCGGCAAAGGAATTGGCTCAGTTTCATCATATTAACGAGCAATATGAATATCGCCGGACACATGTGCTTGACGCTTTGCGTCGGGCAAATATACCGATGGCTTTTGATGCGGTAGTTGCCAGGGGAGGAATTTTAAAGCCTATACCGGGCGGGGTTTACCGGATTGATGAACGCATGAAGCATGATTTATGGCATTCGTCTATGGAGCATGCGTCAAATTTGGCTGCTTTGATTGCAGATGAATTTGCCAAAGAAATAGGATGCCCGGCATTTATTGCTGATCCGGTGGTGACGGATGAGTTGCGCGATGTGGCTCGTTTGTCCGGCATTCCGGAAATACCTCGGCTTTCTGTTTTCCATGCTTTGAACAGCCGTGCCGTTTCCCGAAGATATGCCGCTTCTATCAGACGGAAGTATGAAGAACTCAATTTGGTGGTCGCTCATCTGGGAGGAGGCATTTCAGTCAGCGCGCATCATCACGGAAGGGTGGTCGATGTGAATAATGCCTTGAATGGGGAAGGTCCGTTTAGTCCGGAACGTGCCGGGACCGTACCGGCTCGCCAGCTGGTTGATTTATGTTTTAGCGGAAAATATACGCAGGCTGAAATCCGGAAACTTTTGAACGGGAAAGGCGGTTTATTGGCATATTTGGGCACAACCGATGTGCAGACAATCGTGCGTTGGGCTCATGCGGGCAATGCAAAACATAAATTGGTGCTTGAAGCGATGGTTTATACCGTGGCAAAACAAATCGGCGCGATGCATGTGGCGCTTCATGGGCAGACAGATGCCATTATTCTGACGGGAGGAATTGCGAATAATGCGTATGTCATCTCTTTGTTGCGCGAATGGATTGAAGGATTGGCACGTATTGTAGTTCTTCCGGGTGAAGACGAAATGGAAGCTTTGGCAATGAATGCATTGGGAGTGTTGAAAGGTGAATTGCCTTTGCAGGAATATGGTGTAAATGAGGAATGA